Below is a window of Halobaculum lipolyticum DNA.
AACGCCTACCTGTACACCGGCGACGAGTCCTACCGCGACGCCGCCGACGGGGTCCGCGCGTTCCTCGACGCCGATCTGTGGTCCGGGTTCGCCTACGGCGCCAGCGTCGGTCCCGACGGCGACCGCACCGACCTCACGGCGTACGCCGGCGGCAACGCGCTCGCGGCGGACGCGCTGCTCACCCTCGCGGCGTACACCGACGACGACGACGCCCGCGACGCCGCCGAGGACACGCTCGCGTACCTCCGCGAGACGCTCGTTGGCGACGACGGGACGGTCCGTCACGCCGACGAGGCCGACACGGAGACGGACCTGCTGGCCGACGTGGCGCGCGTCGCGGCCGCCTTCTGTCGCGCCGAGTCGGTGCTCGGGGAGGGCGTCGACGTCGCTCGCGCGGTCGCCGACCGCGGCATCGACGTGCTGGGCGACGAGGACGCCTTCCGCGACGGGCCGGCGACCGGCGCGGGGATGCTCGACAGGCCGCTCCGGCCGATCGACGGCGTCGTCGAGTTCGCCGACGCCCTGCTGGATCTGGCGGCGCTCACGGGCGCGGATCGCTACCGCGAACGCGCCGAGACAGCCGTCGGCGCCTTCGCCGGCGCGACCGAACGGATGGGCGTGCAGGTCGCGGGGTACGGCTCCGTCGCCGCCCGCCTCACCCGCGACCCCCTCGTCGTCGACGTCGGCGCGCCGGTCGGCTCCGACCTCCACCGCGCCGCCTTGCGCGTGGCCGACCACGAGAAGGTCGTCGTCCCCGACAGCGACCGGACGGCCGACGGCACCGCGACGCTGCGCGGCCGCGACGCCGACCCCGCCGACTCCCCGGACGCGCTGATGCGGACCGTCGCCGACGCGGCCCGCTGAACCGGCCGGTGTAAACGCGGAGTTGGTTTTTTCATCCTCCGCCCCCACTCGCGAGTATGGCAGATCTTCGCGACCTCGGTCTCTCCGAGTACGAGTCCCGGGCGTATCGTGCGCTCCTCGACGTGGGACCGGCAACGGCGAAGGAGTTGTCCGAGGCCAGCGGCGTGCCGATGGGGCGCGTGTACGACGTGCTCAACAGCCTCGAACGGCACCGGCTCGCGCGGAGTCAGGCCGCCAGTCGCCCGAAGAAGTACCTCGCGGTCGAGCCGGACGCCGCGCTGGACCGGCTCCTCGAGGAGCGCAAGCGGGAACTGGACGAACAGGCCGAGCAGTACGAGGCCGTCGTCGCGGAGCTGTCGACGGAGTTGGAGGCGGGCGACCCGCCGGAAGAGCAGTTCTGGACGGCCGCGCTCGGTCCCGAGGAGACCGCGGACCTGCTGTTGGAACGCCTCGCGGCCGCGGACGACCGGGTGGTCATGATCGCCGCGGCGCCGGCGTCGGGGCTGGACATCGGGGATCTGGGCGAAGCGATCGCCGAGGAGTTGGAGGCGGCGCTGGAACGCGGCGTCGAGGTGTCGCTGCTGCTGGCCGAGGAGTTGCCGGCCAAACTCCCCGAGAGCGTCGGGGAGCGCTACTTCGAGCGGATGGCCGACCACCCGAACTTCGAGGTGCGGACGGCCGGCGGGCTTCGGGGGACGTTCACGCTCGTCGACGACGCCGAGGTGTGTATGGAGGTGGCGAGTCCGGTCGATCCCGGCGAGTCGTTCGCGATGATCGACCTGAAGGACCCCGAGTTCGCCGGCGACGTGCGGCGGACGTTCCGCGAGCGGTGGAACGACGCGTCCCGGTTGTCGCTGTAGCCGGAAGGTGGACGGACGGGCGGGGCTGCGTCGCGACGGCGGTCGGGGGGAGCCGAGCGGAACCGAAGCGGTCGGTGGTAGCGTGGCGACGACCCGGACGGCGAAGGGGACGGTGACAGAACTGTTGGCGGGCGACGTGGACGGGCCGGCGGCCTACCGGTCCAACTCGTCGCGGAGGGTGCCCATCGTGATCTCCCGCTCGGCGTGGGCGTTGTGCTGGTGGATGGACTCGTCGTTCGACTGCTTCATGTGGACGACCACGTCGTCGTCGAGGTGGTCGTACGCCGCGACCACGTCCTCGGCCATCGTGCGCACGCAGTCCTCGACGAACTTCGCGTCGGCGTGGGCCTCGTACGTCATGTGGTCCTCGTCGGGCCGCTTCGCGTAGTTGTAGATGCGGGCGCTCATGGAGTCGCGAGCGGTCTCGATCACGTCGAGCAGGTCGACCTCCGGGGCGCCTTCGGCCGTGAACGTGAGCGTCGCGTGGCCGCGCTGGGAGTGGCCCGGCTGGGGAACGGCGTCGAGGAACGCCTCGGCCGTCTCGTCGTCGACGCCGAGTTCGTCGAGTTTGTCGCGGGCACGGGACTCGGACATCCCCTGCGAACACGGGCAGACGGTCATCCCGGTGACCTCGGCGCCGATCTCCTCGCGAGTGCCCTCCTCGTCGGCGACTGCGCTGGCGACGACGGTGAAGGTGGACTGCGTCTCACGGCCCGAGGCGGGCGTGTCCTCCCGGGTCGCCAACTCGGCGGTCATCTCGATCTCCGCGGTCGTCGTGTAGTCGTGTTTCTCCAGCAGTCGGTCGGCGGCGTCGCCGCAGACGTCCTCGATGCGGTACGCCTCCTCGCGCGTCGCCGCCTCCAGCACCTCGTCGATGACCTCCATGTTGCGGCTCATGTCGATCCCCTTGCGCTCGCCGGGCAGGTCGACGAACACCGAGAAGTCGGCCATGAACACCCACGGTCGGTCCGCCCCCCGGTCGATCTTCACGAGCTTCTCGACGCCGGTGACGCCGACCTGGCTGAGTCCGACAGAGACGTCCGGCCGGCTGGCCTGCACGTCCGGCAACTGGTGACTCATTGAGTAACTACGTTCACGGGTCCACGGCGATTAGTGGTTTCGAAAGGTGAAGTTTCATGCCGCTGCACCGCGGTTCCGTCCGGCGGCCGGCGTCGGTCCTACGGCCAGTCGTCGCGCGCGTCGTCGGCGAAGTGGTCGGTCTCCTCCTCGGGGTCGGTCGTCGTCCACCCGGCGGCCTCGGCGGCCTGCTCCAGCGGGAGGAACTCCCAGCCGCACTCCTCGGCGACCGCGCGGTCCTCGTCGTCGATCCCGACGAACACGTGACGGTCGGTGTCGAACTGGCGTTTCACGTTCTCCAGCGACTCGCGCACCCCGCGCGGCCCGGAGAAGAAGTCCTGACGGACGCGGTGTTTCCGGGTGAAGTTCGTGACGACGTACGTCGGCTTCTCGGAGACGACGCCGACGTACTCGGTCCACCCGCGAGCGTCGTTGAACACCGCGTTGGGGTCCGCCAACGACTTGAGCGCGTCCAACTCGAACGCGAGCGTCATGTCGCTCGAACCGGCCTCGTCCATGGTCACACTGCGGGAGAAGCGCCGAAAACGGTGTCGGTCCGGGCGCCCGTAACCGTGTACGGGCGGCGGGCCGTGGGGCGCTCGGTCCGCGCGTCCGTCGGCCCGCTTCCGGGACGCCGACCGTCGTCCGTCGCCCGACGAGTAGGCGTCGCGTCGGCGGTCGGTTACTCGGCGGTCGCGCCCTCGGTCTCCAAGTCGTCGACGGAGAAGCCGTCGGTCATGAGGAGGTCCTCCTGCCCGCTCACGTCGACCTGCTCGCGCATGAGCTGTTTGTACGCCGACTGCGGGGCGAGGTTGCCGATGAGGACGCCGCCGACGATCTTGCCGTCCTTCAGCGCGAGGCGGCGCCACTCGTCGTCGCCGAACTTCTCCATGACCTCGTCGTCGCCCAGCGTCGGGTGGCCGAAGGAGAGGAACGGGAAGTCGAAGTGGGTGATCGAGTACGAGGACACCCAGCGGAACTCCTCGCTGCCGTGGTCGAGCATGTTCTTGGCCGCGATCGTGCCCTGCTCTTTGGCGCTCCCCCACGCGCCGTTCTGTGCCTGCTCGCCGAGGATCACGTCGTGGAAGCGCGTGATGTCGCCGGCGGCGAACACGTCCGGGTCGCTCGTCTGCATGAACTCGTCGACGACGATGCCGTCGTCCGTCTCGATCGGGGTTCCCTCGACGAGTTCGGTGTTGAGGTTCAGGCCGATGGCGACGCCCGCGAAGTCGGCCTCGAAGCGGTCGCCGTTGGGGTCGACCGCCGCGGTGACGCGGCCGTCGTCGTCCGTCTCGAAGTGGTCGACGCCGGAATCGAACACCGGTTCGACGCCGCGCTCGCGCATCGCCTCGTGCATGATCTCGGCGCCCTCCTCGTCCAGCGCGTACCGCCACCAGGAGTTGCCCCGCATCAGGTACTTGCCCTCGACGCCCTGCGCGCCGCAGATGGCCGCCAGGTCGATGCCGAGCAGCCCCGCGCCGACGATGACGGCGTCCTCGGCGGCCTCGGCGGACTCGCGGATCCGCCGGGCGTCCTGGAACGTCCAGAAGTGGTGGACGCCCTCGGCGTCGCTCCCCTCGACGGGGAGCTGTTGGGGCGTGCCGCCGACCGCGAGCAGGAGTTTGTCGTACTCCAGCACGTCGCCGGTGTGTGTCTCCACCTCGTGGTCGTCGGTCCGGATGTCGACGACGAGCGTGTTCAGTTCGAGGTCGATGTCCCGCTCATCGTACCACCCGTCGTCGTGGATGGAGATGGGCGCCTCGGGGAGCTTCCCCTTGGCGAACTCCTTGATGAGGATACGATTGTAGAGGGCTTCGCCCTCGTCCGTGATCACGGTGATGTCGGCGTCGGGCGCCTCCTCTCGGAGGGTCTCGGCGGCAGAACTGCCGGCGATCCCGTCGCCGATGATGACGAACGACTCGCTCATACCCCGGCTTCGGATTCGGGGTTGAAGTGGGTTGCTATCGACGTGAGGATTCTCGCCCGGCCGTCTCGGGGGTCTGCCCCAGTCTTAAAGGTCTGAAAGGGGGTTGCGAGGAGGGGCCGCGTCGCCGCACATTCAAGAGCGTCCGGTCCCAACGCGGCGATATGAAGCTCCGGCAGAACGTCCGTCACTGGGCGGCCAAGCGCGCGCTCACCACGCCCGTCGTCGGCGGCTACGTCAACGACAAGCTCGTCGGGATGCACACCGACATCTTCCTCGGGAAGACCGAGTCGGAGAACCGCGCGCCGCGCCGCGAGCACCTCGACGACTTCTTCGACGCGACGATGGACACGTACGTCGCGGCGCTGGAGGCCGGCTTCCCGGAGGCGGAAGCCCGCGAGATCACCCACGTGCAGGCCAACTTCGACTTCTTCAACCACGGCTGGGCGGAGATGATGGAGATCCCTAGCGACGAACTGGAGACGCACTACCGCCGCTATCAGGAGTTCTTCGAGCGCTACGGCATCACCATCGACGACCCGCTCGGCGAGTTCCGCCCGGCCGACGGGGTCGCCGAGGCGCCGACGACGCCCGAGCGCATGGCCGAGGGGGAGTTCGAGAACGCCGTCGCGGGGTTCGCCGACGACGCGTACGTTGAGGACGCCGACGGCGACCTGCACGTCGGCGGCGGCGAGGAGCCAGAGGACGTCGACGTGTCGCTGGCGCCCGGCGCCGACGAGGCGGACCTCGACGACGAAGCGAAGGCGGACTGAGTCCGCCTACTCCTGCCAGTCGGGGTTCGGCCGCGGCGGGCTGAAGACGTCGATACCCTCGACCACCTCCTCGCCGCGGTTCTCGGCGCCGTGGACCTCCTCGCCCGCGAGTACGTAGGAGTCGCCGGTCTCGCAGACGACCTCCTCGCCGTCGGCCAGGACGAACGTCAGCGTTCCCGCCGTGATGTACCCCGCCTGCTCGTGGTGGTGGTCGTGGGACGGCACCTCCGCACCCGGCTCGATCGTGAAGTGCTGGACGCTCATCTCGTCGCCGGTCGCGAGCTGTGCGAGGTGGACGCCGGGGACGGCCTCGGTGTCGCCCGCGGGGTCGTGTGGTTCGTGGTCCATACGCCACTCGCGGGCGCCCCGCGACTTAGTTCCGCGGACGGGGGTCCGCGCACGGGCCGGCGCGTTCGGCGACCGGCCGGAGTCGGGGACAACGTTCAATCGGGGGGACGCGCAACCGGTCGGTATGTACGCCGTCGTCGGCTGCCGCTCCTGTGGCACGTACTGGCTCCTCACGGACCCCCGCGATCAGGAGTCGGCCACCTGTCCCCGCTGTTCGACGCGCCACCCCACCAAGCGGCTCAAGCGGTTCTACGAGTCCGAGGACCGCGCCGCCGCCGCACAGGCGCGGGCGAAGCTGCTCGCAGACGAGCAGGGCGACGCCGAGGCGTTCGAGCGCGCCGGTACCGTCGCGGAGTTGGAGCGGGCGGTCGAAGCGTCCGACGGCGCCGTCGACGACCGCGAGTACCTCGAACGCTCGGGGCTGGACCCCGACGAGGTGGCGGCCGCGGGCGAGTCGGAGTCGGGAGGGTCGCGGTCGCGCGACGAGATAGTCCGCGACGCGCTCCGGGCGGGCAACCGGACCGAGGGCGCGGTCGTCGAGTACGCGACCGACCACGGCGTCCCGGCCGACGCCGCACGCGACCTGCTCGACCGGTTGACGAGGCGCGGGGAGGTGTCGGAGTCGCGGGGAGAGTATCGACTCCTGTAACCGCTCCCGAGCGTTTATGACGCAGAGGGGGGAGGTGCGAGTATGTCGTCCGTCGCGCCGGCCGCGCTCGCGGCCGTGTCGGTGCAGCCGGCGGTCGGGAGCCTCCCGTTCGGGGCGGCGCCGGCGCTCCAGTCGCTCGTGCAGATCGAGTCGACCCCCGGAGAACCGCCGTACGCCGCGCTGTTGTTCGTCGCGACGTTCGTCTCGTTGTTCGGCGTGTTGCTGACCCTCCACGGCGCCGCCGCCTACGCGCTGCTCGTGTGGGAGTGGGCCGCCGGCGCCGCGGCGTGGGTGTACCTCCACCCCGCCGTGGGCGCGTTCTTCTTCCTCGCGGCCGTGTTCCAGGCGCCGCTGGCGGCGCATCTGTGGGGCGATCCGCTCAGCCTGCGCCCGCGAGTGTGGCGCGCCGTACAGTCGACGGCCGCCGCGCTCGACGAGCGAGAGAAGCGATGAGAAGGGGGACCCGGCTGCGAGTTGCGGCCGGCTTCCCGACCCGTGTTTCGACCCGGGCTTAGCGTCCGAGGTCGGCGTGGGCCGACGAGAGGTTCCGCGAGGCGAGCGCCGACAACAGCGAGAGTTCGCCCGCCAGCGCCGCGACCGCGACGCACTCGGCGAGCGCGTCGGCGTTGCTGCCGGCGGGGTCGCCCCCGCCGCGGACGCCGAGCACGTCCAGCGCCTCCGACTGGGTGGGGAGTTTCGTCCCGCCGCCGACCGTCCCGACCTCCAGCGAGGCGACGGTGACCGAGACGTACAGGTCGCCGTCGTCGTCGACCTCGGCGGTCGTGATGGCGTTCGCCCCCTCGACGACTTGGGCGGCGTCCTGCCCGGTCGCGAGGAACATCGCCGCGACCATGTTGGCGACGTGGGCGTTGAAGCCGAGACTGCCGGCCTTCGCCGAGCCGACGAGGTTCTTCCGGGTGTTCACCTCCGCGACCGCCTCGGGGGTCGTCTTCAGCGTCTCCCGGACCGTCTCGCGGGGGATGGTCACGTCGGCGGCGACGGTACGCCCGCGACCCTCGACGGCGTTGACGGCGGCGGGCTTCTTGTCGGTACAGAGGTTGCCCGACAGGGCGACCAACTCCGCCGTCGTCTCCGCCTCGATGACGTCGCAGGCTTCCTCGGTCGCGATGGTGGCCATGTTCATCCCCATCGCGTCCTTCGTGTCGTAGGCGAAGCGGACGAACACGGTGTTGCCGACGACGTACGGCGTCGCCTCCTTCAACTCGCCGTGGCTCGTCGTCGACTCGGCGGCGTCCCGCAGCGCGTCGACGTTGTCGCGGACCCACGACGACAGGGCTTCGGCCTCGGCGACGTCGCCGACGCGGAAGGCGGGCGCACGCGTCATCCGGTTCTTGAGGACGCGCGCGCCGGCGCCGCCGGCGGTGTTGAGCGCCGCGCACCCGCGGTTGACGGAGGCCAGCAGCGCGCCCTCGGTCGTCGCCATCGGGAGGTAGTGCTCGCCGGAGACGGCGCCGCCGTCGATCGAGACGGGACCGACGACGCCCAGCGGGATCTGGATCGCGCCCACCATGTTCTCGATGGCGGAGTCGGCGACGGCGGCGTCGAACGCGTAGTCGCCGCTCGTCGACAGGTCCGCGCCGGAGTGCTCCTCGACGAGCAGGCGGCGCGCGGCGGCCGCGGTGTCGGCGTCCGCGTGCTCCTCCAACTCGTACAGGCGGAGGTCGCCGTCGCGCACGCGCTCGGCGAGCGTCGCGGCGGCGTCGGTGTCGCTCATGCGCGAGTGGTCCGGGCGGGAGCGGTTAACTCCTTTCAGTCGTCGCCTCCGTCCGCCGGGAACGCCCACAGCGTCGCCGAAGTGTCCTGCCCGGCGCCGGCCGTGGACGACTGCCGCTGTGCCTCCGGCGTCGTCTCGGCGGTGAACACGTACCGCCCCGACGCCGGCACGACGCCCCGCGCTCTGGTCGCCGTCCGCGTCAGTTCCCAGTCGACCTCGCCGTCGGCGCGGTCGAGCGCGAGGACCCGTACCGTGCGCTCGCCGGGGTCGACTCGGAGCAGGTGGACCGCCGTCTCGCTGACGGTCGCGGTCGTCCCCTGTGCGAACCCGCCGGGGTCGACGGTGCGCGACCACAGGTGCTCGCCGTCCGCGAGGTCGTACGCGACGACGTGGCCGGTGAGACCCGCGACGTACGCGACGCCGTCGGCGACCGCCGGCCTGACGACCGCGCCGCCGGGCCAGTCGGCGCGCCACGCGCGGTCTCCCTCGGTCGTCACCGCCTCGACGCCGTCGAGGCTCGTGCGCACGAGCACGTCGCTCCCCGCGACGACGGTCGAGGCGGTCGGCCCGTCGGGGTCGTGGCTCCAGACGGTGCTCCCGTCGGCGACGTCGACCGCCCTGAGCTGCGCCCCCCACGAGAGGTACGCGCGCCCGTCGCGGACCGCCGCGACCCGCGGGCTGCCGAACCGGCGGGACGTCGGATCGTCGTCGTCGGCCGAGGCCGGCGGCAGCCGCCACCGGAGCGCGCCGTCGTGGTCGTAGGCGGCGAACCCGAACGGGCCGCCCGCGAACACGCCCGCGTCGGTCACCGTCGGCGGCTCGTTGAACGACAAGTCCTCGACGGCGTCCGTCGTCCACGCCCTTCGGCCGGCGGCCGGGTCGACGACCGCGACGCGATGGCCGACGACGACGTACAGCAGGCCGCGGTAGTACACGGGACGGAGGTTCGAGTTCGGCGCGCTGAAGCGGAACCCGACCGGGTCGCCGTCGACGGCGAGCGGCACACGCACGGTCCGCTCGCCGGAGTCGAGCGCGTACGCCTCGACGGTGGCGTGGGGGCCGTCGTCCGTCGGGACGCCGCGGACGAGGTACGCCGTCCCGTCGACGACCGTCGGGGAGGTCATCGGTCCCTCGGCGTCGACACGGAGGGGCGCTCCCGGCGCGCGGCCGCTCACGGACGGGGCGTAGCCGCTGTGTTCGGCATCGCCGCCGAGCATCGGCCACGAGCCCTCGCCGGCCCGGGCGCCGTCTGGGACGCCGGGGGTCGTCGCTTGCGGCGTCTCCTCGTCGGGCTGGGCGGCGGGGCGGGACGTGCCGAGACAGCCGGTCGCGGCCGTCCCGGCGAGGAGCGCGAGCGCTGTGCGTCTGGAGGGGTGGTCGGGGACCATACTCGCGTCCTCCCGACGGCGTGTCAAATGCCTGTCGGTCACAGCGGGACCGACTGTCGACCCGCGGGCCGGGCGGCCCGCTTCCCGAACGATTTTGCCGCGCGGCGACCCCGGTCCCTCCATGACCGATCCCGCGGACCTCGTCGTCGTGAACGCCGAGGTACACACGCTCGCCGAGCCGGACGAGACGTACGAGGCGTTCGCGGTCCGCGACGGCCGCATCGTCCGGCTCGGCACCACCTACGACGTGGAGTTCCTCGCCGGCGCCGACACGGAGACCGTCGACGCCGACGGCCGCGTCGCGATCCCCGGGCTGATCGACGCCCACACTCACCTCCTCAACGCCGGCCGGACGCTCGTCCACGCGGACCTCTCGGCGGCCGACTCCCCCGCCGAAGCCGTCGACCTGCTCCGCGAACGCGCCGCCGAGGTCGACACCGACGCCGGCGAGTGGGTGCTCGGCTTCGGCTACGACGAGTCCGCGTGGGCGGAGTCGCGCTACCTCACGCGCGAGGACCTCCACGAGGTGAGTGAGACCGCGCCCGTCGTCGCGTTCCGCGAGGACATGCACGTCGCGAGCGTCAACGACCCCGTCTTCGACCGCCTCGGCGACGAGATGCCCGACGACGACGTTCGTACCGAGGCCGGCGAACCCACCGGCGTCGTCGTCGAGGAAGCCGTCGACCCGGTGTACGAGACCATCGAACCCGACGCCGACGAGGCCGAGGAGCTGATCCGTGCCGCGCAGGCGACCGCCAACGAGCGCGGCGTCACGATGGTCCACGACATGGTGCGGCGGTCGAAGGCGCCGGAGGTGTACCGCGCGCTCGACCTCGCCGACGAACTCACGCTCCGAGTCCGGATCAACTACTGGGCGGACCACCTCGACTCGCTGATCGACGCCGGCCTCCGCACGAACCACGGGAGCGACATGGTCGCGACGGGCGCGGTGAAGTCGTACACCGACGGCACCTTCGGGGGACGGACGGCGAAGCTCCACGAGCCGTACGCCGACGACGCCGACGAGACGGGAACGTGGGTGCTGGACCCCGAGGGGATCCGCGACCTCGTCGCGCGCGCCGACGAGCACGGCTTCCAAGTGACGCTGCACGCCATCGGCGACGCGGCGATCGACGCCGTCCTCGACGCCTACGAGGACACCGCGGCGCCGGGCGAGTCGCGCCACCGCGTCGAACACAGCGAACTCGCGAGCGACGACGCCATCGAGCGCATGGCCGACCTCGGCGTCGTCGCCTCGATGCAGCCGAACTTCCACAAGTGGGGGTTCGAGGACGGCCTGTACGACGCCCGCCTCGGCGACCGCCGCACCGACGCGAACCGCCTCCCGGCGTACCGCGAAGCCGGCGCGCCGCTGGCGTTCGGGAGCGACTGTATGCCGCTGGACCCCTTGCTCGGCGTCCACTACGCGGTGAACGCGCCCAGCGAGGGCCAGTCGCTCGGCGTCACCGACGCGCTCCGGGCGTACACGAGCGGCGGCGCCTACGCGGGCTTCGACGAGGACCGACTCGGGACGCTCGAACGCGGGACGCGCGCGGACTTCGTCCTCCTCGACGACTCGCCGTGGGCGACGCCGGACGCCGTCCGCGACGTCGACGTGGCGCTGACGGCCGTCGACGGCGACGTCGTGTACGACGACCGCTGAGGCGACTCGCCGTAGGCGGCGCCGGACACGGCCCGCTTACGCCGTGGAGTCAGTCGCGTCTCGGTCCGCGTCCGTCCCGTCGGCGTCCGAGTCGGTCGTCTCCACGTCCAACACC
It encodes the following:
- a CDS encoding DUF255 domain-containing protein, encoding MTAETRVEWREWGADAFAEATRTDTPVLLFLTATWCDDCHRMLVETFGEPRIAANVNDGFVPVKVDVDRQPRVRERYNMGGFPSTVFTTPTGELLTGATYLGPDGFRSVLDRVRETWDASGESAGRVPRALAGTETPSGPVTTAIEEHLAGQLDAQWDPEFAGWGDDAKFPMPRTVEFALKRDRYKATQTLDAIERNLVDDDGGVYRYAGARDWSDPAREKLLADDAGVMRAFANAYLYTGDESYRDAADGVRAFLDADLWSGFAYGASVGPDGDRTDLTAYAGGNALAADALLTLAAYTDDDDARDAAEDTLAYLRETLVGDDGTVRHADEADTETDLLADVARVAAAFCRAESVLGEGVDVARAVADRGIDVLGDEDAFRDGPATGAGMLDRPLRPIDGVVEFADALLDLAALTGADRYRERAETAVGAFAGATERMGVQVAGYGSVAARLTRDPLVVDVGAPVGSDLHRAALRVADHEKVVVPDSDRTADGTATLRGRDADPADSPDALMRTVADAAR
- a CDS encoding TrmB family transcriptional regulator; this translates as MADLRDLGLSEYESRAYRALLDVGPATAKELSEASGVPMGRVYDVLNSLERHRLARSQAASRPKKYLAVEPDAALDRLLEERKRELDEQAEQYEAVVAELSTELEAGDPPEEQFWTAALGPEETADLLLERLAAADDRVVMIAAAPASGLDIGDLGEAIAEELEAALERGVEVSLLLAEELPAKLPESVGERYFERMADHPNFEVRTAGGLRGTFTLVDDAEVCMEVASPVDPGESFAMIDLKDPEFAGDVRRTFRERWNDASRLSL
- the mptA gene encoding GTP cyclohydrolase MptA, whose translation is MSHQLPDVQASRPDVSVGLSQVGVTGVEKLVKIDRGADRPWVFMADFSVFVDLPGERKGIDMSRNMEVIDEVLEAATREEAYRIEDVCGDAADRLLEKHDYTTTAEIEMTAELATREDTPASGRETQSTFTVVASAVADEEGTREEIGAEVTGMTVCPCSQGMSESRARDKLDELGVDDETAEAFLDAVPQPGHSQRGHATLTFTAEGAPEVDLLDVIETARDSMSARIYNYAKRPDEDHMTYEAHADAKFVEDCVRTMAEDVVAAYDHLDDDVVVHMKQSNDESIHQHNAHAEREITMGTLRDELDR
- a CDS encoding DUF7124 domain-containing protein, which produces MDEAGSSDMTLAFELDALKSLADPNAVFNDARGWTEYVGVVSEKPTYVVTNFTRKHRVRQDFFSGPRGVRESLENVKRQFDTDRHVFVGIDDEDRAVAEECGWEFLPLEQAAEAAGWTTTDPEEETDHFADDARDDWP
- a CDS encoding NAD(P)/FAD-dependent oxidoreductase, coding for MSESFVIIGDGIAGSSAAETLREEAPDADITVITDEGEALYNRILIKEFAKGKLPEAPISIHDDGWYDERDIDLELNTLVVDIRTDDHEVETHTGDVLEYDKLLLAVGGTPQQLPVEGSDAEGVHHFWTFQDARRIRESAEAAEDAVIVGAGLLGIDLAAICGAQGVEGKYLMRGNSWWRYALDEEGAEIMHEAMRERGVEPVFDSGVDHFETDDDGRVTAAVDPNGDRFEADFAGVAIGLNLNTELVEGTPIETDDGIVVDEFMQTSDPDVFAAGDITRFHDVILGEQAQNGAWGSAKEQGTIAAKNMLDHGSEEFRWVSSYSITHFDFPFLSFGHPTLGDDEVMEKFGDDEWRRLALKDGKIVGGVLIGNLAPQSAYKQLMREQVDVSGQEDLLMTDGFSVDDLETEGATAE
- a CDS encoding DUF6149 family protein; translation: MKLRQNVRHWAAKRALTTPVVGGYVNDKLVGMHTDIFLGKTESENRAPRREHLDDFFDATMDTYVAALEAGFPEAEAREITHVQANFDFFNHGWAEMMEIPSDELETHYRRYQEFFERYGITIDDPLGEFRPADGVAEAPTTPERMAEGEFENAVAGFADDAYVEDADGDLHVGGGEEPEDVDVSLAPGADEADLDDEAKAD
- a CDS encoding cupin domain-containing protein; translated protein: MDHEPHDPAGDTEAVPGVHLAQLATGDEMSVQHFTIEPGAEVPSHDHHHEQAGYITAGTLTFVLADGEEVVCETGDSYVLAGEEVHGAENRGEEVVEGIDVFSPPRPNPDWQE
- a CDS encoding DUF5817 domain-containing protein codes for the protein MYAVVGCRSCGTYWLLTDPRDQESATCPRCSTRHPTKRLKRFYESEDRAAAAQARAKLLADEQGDAEAFERAGTVAELERAVEASDGAVDDREYLERSGLDPDEVAAAGESESGGSRSRDEIVRDALRAGNRTEGAVVEYATDHGVPADAARDLLDRLTRRGEVSESRGEYRLL
- the hmgA gene encoding hydroxymethylglutaryl-CoA reductase (NADPH), with protein sequence MSDTDAAATLAERVRDGDLRLYELEEHADADTAAAARRLLVEEHSGADLSTSGDYAFDAAVADSAIENMVGAIQIPLGVVGPVSIDGGAVSGEHYLPMATTEGALLASVNRGCAALNTAGGAGARVLKNRMTRAPAFRVGDVAEAEALSSWVRDNVDALRDAAESTTSHGELKEATPYVVGNTVFVRFAYDTKDAMGMNMATIATEEACDVIEAETTAELVALSGNLCTDKKPAAVNAVEGRGRTVAADVTIPRETVRETLKTTPEAVAEVNTRKNLVGSAKAGSLGFNAHVANMVAAMFLATGQDAAQVVEGANAITTAEVDDDGDLYVSVTVASLEVGTVGGGTKLPTQSEALDVLGVRGGGDPAGSNADALAECVAVAALAGELSLLSALASRNLSSAHADLGR
- a CDS encoding PQQ-binding-like beta-propeller repeat protein, giving the protein MVPDHPSRRTALALLAGTAATGCLGTSRPAAQPDEETPQATTPGVPDGARAGEGSWPMLGGDAEHSGYAPSVSGRAPGAPLRVDAEGPMTSPTVVDGTAYLVRGVPTDDGPHATVEAYALDSGERTVRVPLAVDGDPVGFRFSAPNSNLRPVYYRGLLYVVVGHRVAVVDPAAGRRAWTTDAVEDLSFNEPPTVTDAGVFAGGPFGFAAYDHDGALRWRLPPASADDDDPTSRRFGSPRVAAVRDGRAYLSWGAQLRAVDVADGSTVWSHDPDGPTASTVVAGSDVLVRTSLDGVEAVTTEGDRAWRADWPGGAVVRPAVADGVAYVAGLTGHVVAYDLADGEHLWSRTVDPGGFAQGTTATVSETAVHLLRVDPGERTVRVLALDRADGEVDWELTRTATRARGVVPASGRYVFTAETTPEAQRQSSTAGAGQDTSATLWAFPADGGDD
- a CDS encoding amidohydrolase — its product is MTDPADLVVVNAEVHTLAEPDETYEAFAVRDGRIVRLGTTYDVEFLAGADTETVDADGRVAIPGLIDAHTHLLNAGRTLVHADLSAADSPAEAVDLLRERAAEVDTDAGEWVLGFGYDESAWAESRYLTREDLHEVSETAPVVAFREDMHVASVNDPVFDRLGDEMPDDDVRTEAGEPTGVVVEEAVDPVYETIEPDADEAEELIRAAQATANERGVTMVHDMVRRSKAPEVYRALDLADELTLRVRINYWADHLDSLIDAGLRTNHGSDMVATGAVKSYTDGTFGGRTAKLHEPYADDADETGTWVLDPEGIRDLVARADEHGFQVTLHAIGDAAIDAVLDAYEDTAAPGESRHRVEHSELASDDAIERMADLGVVASMQPNFHKWGFEDGLYDARLGDRRTDANRLPAYREAGAPLAFGSDCMPLDPLLGVHYAVNAPSEGQSLGVTDALRAYTSGGAYAGFDEDRLGTLERGTRADFVLLDDSPWATPDAVRDVDVALTAVDGDVVYDDR